ATCCAACAATTGATAGGTCGTTTGTCCTCCAAGAAACCGGACTTCGCTCAAAATCTGTCCCGCCGAATTCATCACTTGGAACCCAGTCGTTTGACCGTTGTCAATGAATCCATTGTCATACTCGACATTCAACGTGCTTCCGACTGCGAATGATCCCGAAATGTTGCGAATGGCTTCGGTATTCTGCCCCGAATTGGCATACATACCCAAAGCTCTTCCGGAACTATTGATATCCCCATCAGCATTCGTATCCGTTCCAGCTCCATTCGCAGTGGATGTCGCAACAAAGAAGCCTGCTTGACTGGTGTTTCCTGTGGATGCATTCAAAGTCCATGCTCCAAAGCCGGCACCATCGTTGTCTCCAGTCTGCCAACCGTCATTGTAAGCAGTTGCCGCGGCATTGCTCGAATTGCAATTAGCAGTAACCAATACAGGATTTTCAGCATCCACAACTGTTACCGTGAATGAACATGTTGCGGTATTGCCGCTTCCATCGGTCACGCGGAAGGTATTGGTAGTCACACCAACAGGAAATGTACCGCCGCTTGGCAATCCAACAAGTTGAATCGTCAACGGAGCAGGGCAATTGTCCGTCCCGACAGGTGCGGTATAATTCACCACCGCTGCGCAAGTACCGCTCGTTGCGTTGACGCTGATATTGCTTGGACATGTGATCGAAGGCAAAATCAAGTCCGTGGAAATTTGCACATCATCAAAGGAGGTAGGACAAGGGGAATTGGTAATCGTCCAACGTAAAACATAAACTTGACCTGCTACACCGGTAAATGTCGATGTCGGCGAAGTTGGGGTCGCAACCGATCCACCGGCACCGCTCAAGATGCTCCAAGAACCCGTTCCTACCGTCGGTGAATTGGCAGCCAAAGTCGCTGTGATTCCGCAGATATTTTGATCCGGACCAGCATTGGCGATGGTTGGACTTGGCGTAAGTGTTATCTGTACATCATCAAAAGTTGGCGCACAAGGGGAATTGGTAATGGTCCATCGGAGGGTATAGACCGTTCCAGCAACACCTGTGAAGGCGGAGGTTGCGGAGGAAGGGGTCGTAACGGATCCGCCGGCACCGCTTACAATGCTCCAAGTCCCTGCACCAACTGAAGGCGCATTGCCGGCCAAAACTGCGGCGTTTCCACATACAATTTGGTCCGGACCTGCGTTGGAGACGGATGGATTCCCAACAAATGCAATCACCACGTCGTCAATTGTGGAGGCTACGCAAGGCGAATTTGAGACGGTCCATTTCAAGGTATAGGTTGTTCCCGAGACCCCTGAAAAGGCCGAAGTTGGAGAAGTCGGCGTGGTAATCGTTCCACCCGCACCACTCAAGATGCTCCAAACACCGGTTCCAAAAACTGGAGTGATCGCGGCCAAGTTGGTCGAAGTCGCACACAGGCTTTGGTCTGGACCAGCATTGGCAAGGGATGGGTTTGCAGCTAAGGTAATCACCACATCATCGGTCGAAGCTGCACAAGGTGCATTCGCAATCGTCCAGCGGAGGGTGTATACTGTTCCCGCCACACCTGTAAATGCTGAAGTTGGCGATGTCGGGGTGGTCACCGTTCCACCAACACCCGAGACAATGCTCCAGCTTCCGACGCCAACAGTCGGTGTATTTGCAGCCAGAGTCACGGATGTTCCGCAAATGTTTTGATTCGGTCCTGCATTAGAGATTGTCGTTGCAGGCGTCACCGTGATCGTGCCCGTCGTCGTTGCCGGCGGACAGCCGCCTGTGGTCGTAACTGTGTAGGTAAACGAGCCGCTCGCCGTAGGCGTGCCGCTGATGGTCACCACATTCGCAGCCCAAGAACCTGTCACGCCTGCTGGCAAGCCGGTCACCGTTGCGCCTGTGGCGCCAGTCGTTGCCAAGGGTAATCGTGGTCAAAGGTGAATTAATACAGACCGTTCGGTTGATGCCCACAGCAACGGTATTCAACGGGGTCACCGTGATGGTACCCGTCGTCGTTGCCGGAGGACAGCCGCCTGTCGTGGTAACGGTATAAGTGAATGTACCGCTCGCAGTTGGTGTGCCGCTGATCGTCACCACGATCCCTGACCAAGATCCTGTTACACCTGCTGGCAAGCCGGTCACCGTAGCGCCCGTGGCTCCGGTTGTTGCCAAGGTGATGCTGGTCAAAGCCGAATTGATACAAACCGTTCAGTTGACGCCCGCAGCAACGGTATTCAACGGCGTAACCGTGATTGTGCCCGTCGTCGTTGCTGGCGGACAGCCGCCTGTCGTCGTAACTGTATAGGTAAATGTGCCACTAGCAGTTGGTGTGCCGTTGATGGTCAACACATTCGCAGTCCAAGAACCTGTCACGCCTGCTGGTAAGCCAGTGACCGTAGCGCCCGTTGCTCCGGTGGTTGCCAAGGTGATGCTGGTCAACGGCGAATTGATACAGACCGTTTGATTCGTTCCCGGAGCAACGGTATTCAAAGGCGTCACCGTGATGGTGCCTGTCGTCGTTGCCGGCGGACAGCCGCCTGTCGTGGTAACTGTATAGGTGAATGTACCGCTAGCAGTTGGTGTGCCGCTGATCGTCACCACATTCGCAGCCCAAGAACCTGTTACACCTGCTGGCAAGCCGGTCACCGTCGCGCCCGTTGCTCCGGTGGTTGCCAACGTGATGCTGGTCAAAGCCGAATTGATACAAACCGTTTGATTCGTTCCCGCAGCCACAGTATTCAAAGGGGTAACCGTGATCGTGCCTGTCGTCGTTGCCGGAGGACAGCCGCCTGTGGTCGTAACTGTGTAGTTAAACGAGCCGCTCGCAGTTGGTGTGCCGCTGATGGTCACCACATTCGCAGCCCAAGATCCCGTCACACCTGCTG
This Bacteroidota bacterium DNA region includes the following protein-coding sequences:
- a CDS encoding HYR domain-containing protein, which encodes MATTGATGATVTGLPAGVTGSWAANVVTISGTPTASGSFTYTVTTTGGCPPATTTGTITVTPATTISNAGPNQNICGTSVTLAANTPTVGVGSWSIVSGVGGTVTTPTSPTSAFTGVAGTVYTLRWTIANAPCAASTDDVVITLAANPSLANAGPDQSLCATSTNLAAITPVFGTGVWSILSGAGGTITTPTSPTSAFSGVSGTTYTLKWTVSNSPCVASTIDDVVIAFVGNPSVSNAGPDQIVCGNAAVLAGNAPSVGAGTWSIVSGAGGSVTTPSSATSAFTGVAGTVYTLRWTITNSPCAPTFDDVQITLTPSPTIANAGPDQNICGITATLAANSPTVGTGSWSILSGAGGSVATPTSPTSTFTGVAGQVYVLRWTITNSPCPTSFDDVQISTDLILPSITCPSNISVNATSGTCAAVVNYTAPVGTDNCPAPLTIQLVGLPSGGTFPVGVTTNTFRVTDGSGNTATCSFTVTVVDAENPVLVTANCNSSNAAATAYNDGWQTGDNDGAGFGAWTLNASTGNTSQAGFFVATSTANGAGTDTNADGDINSSGRALGMYANSGQNTEAIRNISGSFAVGSTLNVEYDNGFIDNGQTTGFQVMNSAGQILSEVRFLGGQTTYQLLDASGTTNFTGIAFTDEGLAISLTAISATQVSIKLTRKVNGANQTLVSTLNPGGGNQVISRIRVFNSNVGAGTPKNVYVNNLQACLAVPGCPSNITLNVAPGSCNAVASYTAPTSIDNCTASPVVVQSGGLASGATFPVGVTTNTFRATDLAGNTATCSFTVTVVDNQAPAITCPANISVNATTGQCNALVTYTAPIGTDNVGARDAAARQRDLPVA